The Hemicordylus capensis ecotype Gifberg chromosome 6, rHemCap1.1.pri, whole genome shotgun sequence genome window below encodes:
- the LOC128328874 gene encoding C-type lectin BpLec-like yields MRSFMSLGLCLLGILICNGFLGVEADTCAREWLQNQGNCYAYFDDLKTWQEAEIECQSYGLGTHLASILTVQESNLVSEHISTYQKDLSNVWIGLSDVRQTGRWRWADESIYNYKAWMPRQPDNYRKAEYCVELRRSTGFHRWNDAPCKKRNAYICKHEL; encoded by the exons ATGAGGAGTTTCATGTCCTTGGGCCTTTGCCTTCTTGGCATCCTGATCTGCAATGGTTTCTTAGGAG TGGAGGCTGATACCTGTGCCCGGGAATGGCTGCAAAACCAGGGCAACTGCTATGCGTATTTCGACGATCTGAAAACCTGGCAAGAGGCTGAA ATTGAGTGCCAGAGTTATGGCCTTGGGACACATCTCGCCTCCATTCTCACTGTGCAAGAGAGTAATTTGGTGTCTGAACACATCTCCACTTACCAGAAAGACCTGAGCAATGTCTGGATTGGACTGAGTGATGTCCGTCAG actgggagatggagatgggCTGATGAATCAATCTACAACTATAAGGCTTGGATGCCACGCCAGCCAGACAACTATAGGAAGGCTGAGTATTGTGTGGAGCTGAGACGTTCTACAG GTTTTCATCGGTGGAACGATGCTCCATGCAAGAAAAGAAATGCCTACATCTGCAAGCATGAGCTCTAG